From one Triticum aestivum cultivar Chinese Spring chromosome 4B, IWGSC CS RefSeq v2.1, whole genome shotgun sequence genomic stretch:
- the LOC123093778 gene encoding uncharacterized protein codes for MFPVTGSPKCVAFRSKHTRKYLGSVQAGSEESAGGDKFFEELSHGADDVDVLASPYTRFYLEPSKEHDGLLHVRCCHNNKYWVAKHVGEGSGHWIIGIVNEPEDDLSKPSCTLFEPIPLADTDNNLSIRFFRPQQTTSSESDMTKEKGTTEEAYLFLGIGGHEKTVDQVKSLHDFSAIDLSKQLVLPKYVAFKGDNDMYLRARIIQKRNYLEFSSSDIADSTVVNTIFPNYANGNVRIKSNHFNRFWRLSPNWIWADSADTSSRDRDTLFRVVMLPDYIGLQNLGNSRYCKRLTADKKTSCLNAAVDTITLEARLRVEEAVLSREVYGVEFKLSEARIYGEKPLTFPSMTSTNDTNETHAKTLTLKYEETQAKTWSSTVSLKIGVTAKLRAGIPVIAEGKVEVSTEFNSEYEWGSSIQTTTSQEASYQAVVPPMTKVTIRAAATQGSIDVPFSYTQKDILTTGEVVTYKMDDGLFTGMNNYNFQFEATQEPI; via the exons ATGTTTCCAGTGACGGGCTCGCCGAAATGCGTTGCTTTCCGATCAAAGCATACCCGCAAGTACCTAGGTAGCGTGCAAGCAGGGAGCGAGGAGAGCGCCGGCGGAGACAAGTTCTTCGAGGAGCTGAGCCACGGCGCCGACGACGTCGATGTCCTTGCAAGCCCGTACACTAGATTCTACCTGGAGCCATCCAAGGAGCACGACGGGCTCCTGCACGTCAGGTGCTGCCACAACAACAAGTACTGGGTGGCCAAACATGTCGGTGAAGGCAGCGGCCACTGGATCATTGGCATCGTCAATGAACCGGAGGACGACCTGTCCAAGCCGTCATGCACGCTTTTTGAGCCCATCCCTCTCGCGGACACGGACAATAATCTATCCATCAG GTTCTTCCGTCCTCAGCAGACAACAAGCTCTGAATCTGATATGACCAAGGAAAAGGGGACAACTGAAGAAGCCTACCTGTTTCTGGGAATCGGAGGGCATGAAAAAACAGTTGATCAAGTTAAATCTCTTCATGACTTCTCCGCCATTGATCTGTCGAAGCAATTGGTACTACCTAAATATGTTGCTTTTAAAGGCGACAATGACATGTACCTCCGGGCAAGGATCATCCAGAAACGCAATTACCTGGAATTCTCATCATCTGATATTGCAGATTCAACTGTGGTCAACACTATTTTCCCCAACTATGCTAATGGGAACGTGCGCATAAAATCTAACCACTTCAATAGGTTTTGGAGGCTCAGCCCCAACTGGATCTGGGCTGACTCGGCCGACACCAGTAGCAGAGACCGTGACACGCTCTTCAGGGTGGTCATGTTGCCCGACTACATCGGTCTCCAGAACCTAGGAAACTCCAGGTACTGCAAGAGGCTAACTGCCGACAAGAAGACAAGCTGCCTTAACGCCGCCGTCGATACCATCACCCTTGAAGCAAGGTTACGGGTGGAAGAAGCCGTACTTTCGCGAGAGGTCTATGGCGTGGAGTTCAAGCTCTCCGAAGCTAGGATCTACGGCGAGAAGCCTCTTACCTTTCCCAGCATGACTTCAACCAATGACACCAACGAAACACATGCCAAGACCCTGACCCTGAAATACGAGGAGACGCAGGCCAAGACCTGGAGCTCGACTGTTAGCCTCAAGATCGGTGTCACGGCCAAGTTAAGAGCCGGGATCCCGGTCATAGCAGAAGGGAAGGTTGAGGTATCCACTGAATTCAACTCAGAGTACGAGTGGGGGTCATCCATTCAGACAACGACATCACAAGAGGCCTCCTACCAGGCTGTGGTGCCTCCGATGACCAAGGTGACAATCAGAGCGGCTGCGACTCAGGGTTCTATTGACGTCCCGTTCTCCTACACTCAGAAGGACATTCTGACCACAGGAGAGGTTGTTACCTACAAGATGGACGATGGCCTGTTCACTGGTATGAACAACTATAATTTCCAATTTGAAGCCACACAAGAGCCCATCTGA